A single uncultured Methanolobus sp. DNA region contains:
- a CDS encoding fasciclin domain-containing protein — protein sequence MTELKNLIATAKEKGSFPTLMKAAENLKLVSKYSNEGPFTIFAPVESAFEPIPDDVIDESFDDHAYLLGIINYHIVEGKYTTKDLEGLTELETISGNKLKITVKDGIKVDTANIIEADIECSNGVIHAIDEILIP from the coding sequence ATGACCGAACTTAAGAATCTGATAGCAACAGCAAAGGAAAAGGGTTCTTTTCCAACTCTCATGAAAGCAGCAGAGAACCTCAAGCTCGTCAGCAAATACAGCAATGAAGGCCCTTTCACTATCTTTGCACCGGTAGAATCTGCTTTTGAGCCAATACCCGATGATGTCATTGATGAGTCCTTTGATGACCATGCCTACCTTCTGGGAATTATCAACTACCACATCGTTGAAGGAAAATACACAACAAAAGACCTTGAAGGACTTACAGAGCTTGAAACAATTAGTGGAAACAAACTGAAGATCACAGTAAAAGATGGAATCAAAGTCGATACTGCAAATATCATAGAAGCAGATATCGAGTGCAGCAATGGAGTAATCCACGCAATTGATGAGATACTGATTCCGTAA
- the ribB gene encoding 3,4-dihydroxy-2-butanone-4-phosphate synthase, with the protein MVSNTDSVGNYSKNIQKAIKALQNGEMILLFDLEGREAETDFTIAANAVTPEDVRWMRKDAGGLICVALDSEASEELGLPFMADIVREANQCSTALHKIVEKGGDLKYDSRSSFSIWVNHRDTRTGIPDNDRALTINKLGEIVDKTLAGEEVHFGSEFRTPGHVATLRAAKGLVHERMGQTELSIALAKIAGITPVMVVCEMLDDENGRALAKNDAKQYGKDNDLVFVEGEEVVEAYDIWLKSQ; encoded by the coding sequence ATGGTTTCAAATACGGATTCTGTTGGAAATTACAGTAAGAACATACAGAAGGCTATCAAGGCTCTTCAGAACGGTGAGATGATCCTGCTTTTCGATCTTGAGGGACGTGAAGCTGAAACCGACTTCACCATTGCAGCAAATGCAGTCACACCCGAAGATGTCAGATGGATGCGAAAAGATGCGGGTGGACTCATCTGTGTAGCTCTTGATTCCGAAGCATCAGAGGAACTTGGTCTTCCATTTATGGCAGACATAGTTAGAGAAGCCAACCAGTGCAGCACAGCACTTCATAAGATTGTGGAAAAAGGTGGCGACCTCAAATACGATTCACGTTCATCATTTTCCATCTGGGTAAACCACAGGGACACTCGTACTGGAATTCCTGACAACGACAGGGCGCTGACCATCAACAAACTTGGTGAGATCGTAGACAAGACACTTGCAGGTGAAGAGGTTCATTTCGGTAGTGAGTTCAGAACTCCCGGTCACGTTGCAACCCTTCGTGCTGCAAAAGGACTTGTCCATGAACGTATGGGTCAGACAGAACTCTCCATTGCCCTTGCAAAGATTGCAGGAATAACTCCTGTAATGGTCGTCTGTGAGATGCTGGACGATGAGAATGGCAGAGCTCTTGCAAAGAACGATGCTAAGCAGTATGGTAAGGACAATGACCTTGTCTTTGTTGAAGGCGAGGAAGTTGTTGAGGCTTACGATATCTGGTTGAAGTCTCAATAA
- a CDS encoding winged helix-turn-helix domain-containing protein/riboflavin kinase, protein MYTTTSLKELALLGAIEKPVKISSTEFMHHISASSKTAARVLKQLEDDGFISRQLVAGGQMVHLTGEGIGLLKKEYADYQQIFCKDHLDLELYGEVITGLGEGQYYIAKDGYMSQFRDKLDFNPFPGTLNVRLNDESAQIRDNMDFMEPLVINGFNDGERSFGGGKCYPIEIEGIKSAIIIPDRTHYPADLLEIIAPVKLRETLKLHDGDEVKIVVKNPQKCK, encoded by the coding sequence ATGTACACAACAACGTCCCTTAAAGAACTGGCACTGCTCGGTGCGATCGAAAAACCTGTGAAGATATCCTCCACTGAGTTCATGCACCACATATCCGCCAGTTCCAAGACTGCTGCAAGGGTGCTCAAGCAGCTTGAGGACGATGGTTTCATCTCCAGACAACTTGTCGCAGGCGGGCAGATGGTTCATCTCACGGGTGAGGGTATCGGGCTTCTCAAAAAAGAGTATGCGGATTATCAGCAGATATTCTGCAAAGACCATCTTGACCTAGAACTTTATGGCGAGGTCATAACAGGTCTGGGAGAAGGCCAGTACTACATTGCAAAGGACGGTTACATGTCCCAGTTCAGGGACAAGCTCGATTTCAATCCATTCCCTGGAACACTGAATGTGCGTCTCAATGATGAGAGTGCCCAAATACGTGACAACATGGATTTCATGGAACCTCTCGTGATCAATGGTTTCAATGATGGAGAACGCAGTTTTGGCGGTGGGAAATGTTATCCGATAGAAATAGAAGGAATTAAAAGCGCCATCATCATACCGGACAGGACACACTATCCGGCAGACCTTCTTGAGATAATCGCACCTGTAAAGCTGCGTGAAACTCTGAAATTGCATGATGGGGACGAAGTAAAGATAGTGGTCAAAAACCCACAAAAATGCAAGTGA
- a CDS encoding RDD family protein, translated as MYCPECEDKNENPATEYKNSDQELRIDSSLQPDLSMYAGFGRRAVAFIIDEVLLTLIGFMIIAFIAPIVCDITPPYYELYKDLFNWINVLFYAIDIVLTLFYFAMMESSAGQATFGKLAMGIKVTNLKGNRISFTKAFMRHISKFITTLVYGIGYLTIIFSKKKQGLYDMIVGTVVVYKQ; from the coding sequence ATGTATTGTCCAGAATGTGAAGACAAAAATGAAAATCCTGCAACAGAGTACAAAAACAGCGATCAGGAACTAAGAATAGATTCTTCACTGCAACCCGATTTATCAATGTATGCAGGTTTTGGGAGAAGGGCTGTTGCTTTTATTATAGACGAGGTTTTATTGACACTTATTGGTTTCATGATTATTGCTTTCATTGCACCTATTGTATGTGACATAACTCCTCCTTATTATGAATTATATAAAGACTTGTTTAACTGGATTAACGTATTGTTTTATGCAATTGATATTGTTCTTACTTTGTTCTATTTTGCGATGATGGAAAGTTCAGCCGGCCAGGCTACTTTTGGAAAACTGGCAATGGGCATTAAAGTGACAAATCTGAAAGGAAATAGGATCTCTTTTACAAAAGCCTTCATGAGACATATTAGTAAATTCATCACAACATTAGTTTATGGAATCGGATACCTGACAATCATTTTCTCCAAAAAGAAACAGGGACTCTATGATATGATTGTTGGAACGGTAGTTGTGTATAAGCAATGA
- a CDS encoding ABC transporter substrate-binding protein, translating to MKRTTFIFIGILLAAILLSGCAESAEKATSESEDITIGALLPLTGNLASIGDASQAALVVSASDINGYFSGLGSGKNVEVIVKDTESNPETALEKLKELDEMGITIVIGPQSSSEAESVLDYANENGITLLSTASTAPSLAIPDDNLFRLVPDDTKQGMVLAKFMSEEETSVLIPIYVDDVWGNGLVDEIGKNFEELNGTIIEGVTYDSETTDFSAEVETLNEKVIAATSEYEDGNVAVLICSYGEVTDIFALAQNYPALTGIDWYATDGIALNNELIIDEQAATFAATTNIKAAMYGYVRANDLYQVVGPEIEEELGRMPDSYALAAYDALWLATFVDLDSIPENDASVKLAMTSLTNTYYGVSGWTILDENGDRKYWDYDVWTVSETDGTYQWELYGKVLLPYKNNMVIMRGEELTFA from the coding sequence ATGAAGAGAACAACATTCATATTTATAGGGATTTTACTTGCAGCAATTCTATTATCGGGTTGTGCAGAGTCAGCTGAGAAAGCTACCAGCGAATCAGAGGATATAACCATTGGAGCACTTTTACCACTTACCGGCAATCTCGCCTCCATTGGAGATGCAAGCCAGGCAGCACTTGTTGTTTCAGCCAGTGATATCAATGGCTATTTTTCAGGACTTGGTTCCGGGAAGAATGTAGAAGTAATTGTAAAAGACACTGAAAGCAATCCGGAAACCGCCCTTGAAAAGCTCAAAGAACTTGATGAGATGGGTATTACAATTGTTATCGGTCCACAATCAAGCAGTGAAGCAGAATCAGTACTGGATTATGCCAATGAGAATGGAATTACTCTTCTAAGTACAGCATCAACTGCTCCTTCTTTGGCTATTCCTGATGATAATCTTTTCAGGCTTGTACCTGATGACACTAAACAGGGAATGGTTCTGGCTAAGTTCATGAGTGAAGAAGAAACCAGTGTTTTGATCCCTATCTACGTTGATGATGTATGGGGTAACGGACTTGTTGATGAGATAGGTAAGAATTTTGAGGAGCTTAACGGCACAATTATCGAAGGAGTCACATATGACTCAGAAACCACAGACTTTTCTGCTGAAGTAGAGACACTCAATGAAAAAGTAATAGCTGCAACTTCTGAATATGAAGATGGAAACGTTGCTGTACTCATTTGTTCATATGGAGAGGTTACTGACATTTTTGCTTTAGCTCAGAATTACCCTGCTCTTACAGGTATCGACTGGTATGCTACCGATGGCATAGCACTTAACAACGAACTGATCATCGATGAGCAGGCAGCCACGTTTGCTGCAACGACCAATATCAAGGCAGCTATGTACGGATACGTGAGAGCTAATGACCTATATCAGGTAGTTGGACCTGAAATTGAAGAAGAACTTGGAAGAATGCCTGATTCCTATGCATTGGCTGCATATGATGCTCTCTGGCTGGCCACATTCGTAGACCTCGATTCTATCCCGGAGAATGATGCCAGTGTTAAACTGGCAATGACATCACTTACAAACACATATTACGGTGTAAGCGGATGGACAATTCTCGATGAGAATGGAGACAGAAAATACTGGGATTATGATGTCTGGACAGTCAGTGAAACAGACGGAACTTACCAGTGGGAACTTTACGGCAAAGTCCTCCTGCCATACAAGAATAACATGGTTATCATGCGTGGCGAAGAACTGACTTTTGCTTAA
- a CDS encoding nucleotidyltransferase family protein has protein sequence MPAKNDIETYRRKLREMLPELEEEYNVSYIGLFGSYVRGEHTPASDLDVLVEFSKTPTIFRFVHLENYLSDSLGIKVDLVMKDSLKPNIGKHILSEVEAVI, from the coding sequence ATGCCAGCCAAAAATGATATTGAAACTTACAGAAGAAAGCTCCGTGAAATGCTGCCGGAGCTTGAAGAAGAATACAATGTCAGTTACATCGGATTATTCGGTTCCTATGTACGTGGAGAACACACTCCTGCAAGTGATCTTGATGTGCTGGTGGAGTTTAGCAAAACTCCTACTATTTTCAGGTTCGTTCATCTTGAGAACTATCTTTCGGATTCTCTTGGAATCAAGGTAGATCTTGTAATGAAAGATTCATTAAAGCCGAATATCGGGAAGCACATACTGAGTGAAGTTGAAGCCGTTATTTGA
- a CDS encoding type II toxin-antitoxin system HicA family toxin, whose translation MSDKLKPVAAKKVIKALESLGFVQVRQKGSHIFMQHPDGRTTVVPVHSGKDIGKGLVRKLLQDAKLSRDEWLELLKSLIIF comes from the coding sequence ATGAGTGACAAACTAAAGCCAGTTGCTGCAAAGAAAGTTATCAAAGCACTGGAATCTCTGGGTTTTGTACAGGTACGCCAAAAAGGTAGTCATATTTTTATGCAGCATCCAGACGGAAGAACAACTGTAGTTCCTGTTCATAGCGGAAAGGATATAGGAAAGGGTCTTGTCAGGAAACTGTTGCAGGATGCAAAGTTATCAAGGGATGAATGGTTGGAACTGTTGAAGAGCCTGATTATCTTTTAA
- a CDS encoding type II toxin-antitoxin system HicB family antitoxin, which produces MEEFTVVIEQDEDGIYVASVPELPGCHTQAETLDELNQRIKEAIELYLEVTSENDRSHLNFVGIQKVRVGV; this is translated from the coding sequence ATGGAAGAATTCACCGTTGTAATTGAACAAGATGAGGATGGCATTTATGTTGCTTCCGTACCGGAATTGCCGGGTTGTCATACTCAGGCAGAGACACTTGATGAACTCAACCAGCGCATCAAAGAGGCGATTGAACTCTATTTAGAAGTAACTTCCGAGAATGACCGTAGCCATCTTAATTTTGTAGGCATCCAGAAAGTAAGAGTTGGCGTATGA
- a CDS encoding DUF2254 family protein has translation MQLKSIKDNFEGPSWSNRIFFYFCLFSFILIILMLILCFFGVLNIDLTPFDTSQYAAKELQDIGFYDNERYLLSALVQSLAATIALVITLSLVAVQLAAQSYSARVIDVYKRNPDMWILLFIYIITIFYGLGLTKIVGLGILGNYMEGAIFIAYFMGFFAFVCLVPYVWNILKLVDPSNLINLLAVGITKETILEAMNNKGKRSPEEPIIDIMNIALERNDSFTVRDGLESITNSVVFIFKDTQFKEEDKLLNHIIRHIGTIGIQALNRQNGDSTLSTITNLEIIGISAAENNYPETVLETIEALENIGFKVAETYYQSILQENIKALGSIGSRAIDENMGKCTETALTALMNIGPIAANKMYDGSAIEASEAIGIIGNKVADKKDGITAQVAVEALLRVGRKSAEKNLDISAMVAARELGSMGIKTAENKLDTATAVAINALGDIAINAAHHIKFGTSSQTATMKLGEVGAKAAEQELGSATTAENILTSLLETAKENKWEFIVKECEKGLENIEQKRNEEH, from the coding sequence ATGCAGCTAAAAAGCATCAAAGATAATTTTGAAGGACCTTCATGGTCAAATAGAATCTTTTTCTATTTTTGCCTCTTTAGTTTTATCCTTATCATTTTAATGCTTATATTATGCTTCTTTGGTGTGCTAAATATTGATTTAACTCCATTTGACACTTCCCAATACGCTGCTAAAGAACTACAAGACATAGGTTTTTACGACAACGAACGCTATCTCCTCAGCGCCCTCGTCCAGAGTCTAGCCGCCACCATCGCTTTAGTTATCACACTCAGCCTTGTAGCCGTGCAACTCGCAGCCCAATCCTATTCCGCAAGAGTCATTGATGTCTACAAACGGAACCCCGATATGTGGATACTTCTCTTCATCTACATTATTACTATATTCTACGGACTTGGGTTGACTAAAATTGTTGGACTTGGTATTTTAGGAAACTACATGGAGGGCGCCATTTTTATAGCTTACTTTATGGGGTTCTTTGCTTTTGTTTGTCTGGTGCCGTATGTATGGAATATTCTTAAATTGGTTGACCCATCAAATTTGATTAATTTACTAGCTGTTGGTATTACTAAAGAGACTATCCTAGAAGCAATGAACAATAAAGGAAAAAGAAGTCCAGAGGAACCTATCATAGATATAATGAACATTGCTTTGGAAAGAAACGACTCTTTCACAGTTAGAGATGGACTTGAATCCATAACAAATTCTGTAGTGTTTATTTTTAAAGATACTCAATTCAAGGAAGAAGATAAATTACTCAACCACATAATTAGGCATATAGGAACAATTGGAATACAAGCTCTCAATAGACAAAATGGAGATTCCACTTTATCTACAATTACAAACCTTGAAATTATTGGAATAAGTGCAGCAGAGAATAATTATCCAGAAACTGTACTAGAAACTATAGAAGCTCTTGAAAATATAGGATTTAAAGTTGCAGAAACATATTATCAGAGTATTTTACAAGAGAACATAAAAGCTCTGGGAAGTATTGGATCAAGAGCAATTGACGAAAATATGGGAAAGTGTACAGAAACAGCTTTAACTGCACTAATGAACATTGGACCAATAGCTGCGAATAAAATGTATGACGGTTCTGCAATAGAAGCTTCAGAAGCAATTGGCATTATTGGAAATAAAGTTGCTGATAAAAAAGATGGAATTACTGCACAGGTCGCTGTAGAAGCACTTCTAAGAGTTGGAAGAAAATCAGCTGAGAAAAATTTAGATATATCTGCAATGGTAGCTGCAAGAGAACTTGGCAGTATGGGTATAAAGACTGCTGAAAACAAACTTGATACCGCTACGGCAGTAGCCATAAACGCACTTGGAGATATAGCTATTAATGCCGCCCATCATATTAAATTTGGAACGTCTTCGCAGACAGCTACTATGAAACTTGGAGAAGTGGGTGCTAAAGCAGCCGAACAAGAACTTGGAAGTGCGACAACTGCAGAGAATATACTAACATCATTATTGGAAACAGCTAAAGAAAACAAATGGGAGTTTATCGTCAAAGAATGTGAGAAAGGACTTGAAAATATAGAACAAAAACGAAATGAAGAACATTAA
- a CDS encoding ATP-binding protein — protein MDKEKLKILLKEQNDHIKKVEGLVKRELLGEIKSRTSDLITIVAGLRRVGKSTLMNEIRKDHLHESYFVNFDDERFFDFTIEDFQTMKELLIELYGERNVYFFDEIQNIRGWERFVRRLHDNGKKVYVTGSNASMLSREMGTHLTGRHLSYSLYPYSFKEFLRFKKYELPIPEVLTTVEKSTLKRHFNEYIEAGGIPEFVKNRDELYVKTLYENIIYRDIIARYNLKDEKALKTTAYFAASNIAKEISYNNVRKLTGFSSATTIKEYFEYLENSYLAYLLPRYSTSLKTQVYSNKKVYFIDTPIAKILGFRTSEDYGRILENMVFMELKRRNLEIYYHRENKECDFVIRNGYNIAEAIQVTQSLGNPDTRKREIEGLFDALETYNLSEGLILTDDTEDKIEIDDKQIIVKPVWKWMLE, from the coding sequence ATGGACAAAGAGAAACTAAAAATTCTGCTGAAAGAGCAGAACGACCACATCAAAAAAGTTGAAGGGCTGGTCAAAAGGGAACTACTGGGTGAAATAAAGAGCAGGACGTCAGATCTTATCACAATCGTTGCAGGGCTTCGCAGAGTTGGGAAATCAACGCTCATGAACGAGATAAGAAAAGACCATCTTCATGAAAGCTATTTTGTTAACTTTGATGATGAGAGGTTCTTTGATTTTACAATAGAGGACTTTCAGACCATGAAGGAATTGCTCATCGAACTTTATGGTGAAAGGAACGTCTACTTTTTCGATGAGATACAGAACATTCGTGGTTGGGAGAGGTTTGTCAGAAGGCTTCACGATAATGGTAAGAAAGTCTATGTTACCGGTTCAAATGCAAGCATGCTGAGTCGTGAGATGGGAACGCATCTGACTGGCAGGCATCTCAGTTATTCATTGTACCCGTATTCATTCAAGGAATTCCTTCGTTTTAAAAAATACGAGCTGCCAATTCCGGAAGTGCTTACTACTGTGGAGAAAAGCACACTTAAACGACACTTCAATGAATATATTGAAGCCGGAGGAATACCGGAATTCGTGAAGAACCGGGACGAGCTTTATGTTAAAACGCTGTATGAGAACATAATCTACAGAGACATAATCGCAAGATATAACCTCAAGGATGAAAAAGCGCTCAAAACAACAGCCTACTTTGCGGCATCTAACATTGCAAAGGAGATAAGTTACAATAATGTCAGAAAACTGACAGGGTTTTCCAGTGCAACTACAATCAAAGAATACTTTGAGTACCTTGAGAACAGTTACCTTGCATATCTTTTACCAAGATATTCCACATCCTTGAAGACACAGGTCTATTCGAACAAGAAAGTGTACTTCATAGACACACCCATCGCCAAAATACTGGGTTTCAGAACATCAGAGGATTATGGAAGAATCCTTGAGAATATGGTGTTCATGGAACTGAAAAGAAGGAATCTTGAAATCTACTATCACAGGGAAAACAAGGAATGTGATTTTGTCATCCGGAACGGTTACAACATAGCAGAAGCAATCCAGGTCACACAGAGCCTTGGAAATCCTGATACAAGAAAAAGAGAGATTGAAGGGTTATTTGACGCACTGGAAACTTACAACCTTAGTGAAGGTCTAATTCTAACAGATGATACTGAAGATAAAATTGAAATTGATGACAAGCAGATTATTGTGAAGCCGGTCTGGAAATGGATGCTTGAATAA
- a CDS encoding fibrillarin-like rRNA/tRNA 2'-O-methyltransferase gives MPVRELSSGIYELDIDDRKMLATRNMIPGMSVYGERLITEDGTEYRQWDPSRSKLGAMVLKNFDIPLESDSVVLYLGAASGTTVSHVSDILTDGLVYAVEFSPRTMRDLIQLCDQRPNIIPILADANKPQSYAHIVEKADVIFQDVAQPNQAEIAAINSKYFLEEHGHLMLSIKSRSIDTVASPKKVFKEEVRKLESGFDIEFEVLERKELDPFHEDHLGLVAKMFMDDEE, from the coding sequence ATGCCGGTAAGAGAATTATCCAGTGGTATCTATGAACTGGATATTGATGACAGGAAGATGCTTGCAACAAGGAATATGATTCCAGGCATGAGTGTCTACGGTGAGCGTCTTATCACTGAAGATGGCACAGAATACCGCCAGTGGGACCCAAGCAGGAGCAAGCTCGGAGCCATGGTGCTTAAGAACTTCGATATTCCTCTTGAATCCGATTCCGTAGTGCTCTATCTCGGTGCAGCTTCAGGAACAACAGTAAGCCACGTTTCCGACATTCTTACAGACGGCCTTGTCTACGCAGTTGAGTTCTCCCCACGCACCATGCGTGATCTAATTCAGCTCTGCGACCAGCGTCCAAACATAATCCCAATTCTTGCAGATGCCAACAAACCACAATCTTACGCTCATATTGTGGAAAAAGCGGATGTCATTTTCCAGGATGTTGCCCAGCCCAATCAGGCTGAGATCGCAGCAATCAATTCAAAATACTTCTTAGAAGAACACGGCCACCTGATGCTTTCCATTAAGTCAAGGAGCATCGACACAGTAGCCAGTCCGAAAAAGGTATTCAAGGAAGAGGTCCGCAAACTTGAAAGCGGCTTTGACATTGAGTTCGAGGTGCTGGAAAGAAAAGAGCTTGATCCTTTCCACGAAGACCATCTGGGTCTGGTGGCGAAGATGTTTATGGATGATGAGGAATGA
- a CDS encoding rRNA biogenesis protein — protein MQRSGGFELADIEFTAWFGKLKLDADGEIQDCDLFDKDPEKLAELVVQLQESSKENPQSVPLQRADLRDAALECGFVELDEDYDILLRDVCIRAAKSQISQTDTDDSRIIQAVEALDDIDKNVNELSERLFEWYGRYFPELEMTGEELARFVSVYGSRTNVPEDHDMSEKASSSMGAELLFADEELLRTFANNICSLYDTRRYIENYINTSMGSVAPNLCEIAGASLGARLISMAGSLEKLAAFPSSTVQVIGASRALFKHLRSRAPSPKHGIIFNNPVIKNAPWWQRGKLARALAAKISLAARTDFYSGELDPTIKEALDKKLEHIRQANPNPPERKPEAKPQGKGGKRRSRGRGKGKKTGGKN, from the coding sequence GTGCAGAGATCAGGAGGGTTTGAACTGGCAGACATAGAATTCACTGCATGGTTTGGTAAACTCAAACTTGATGCAGACGGTGAGATACAGGACTGCGATCTTTTCGATAAGGATCCTGAAAAACTGGCAGAGCTTGTTGTACAGTTGCAGGAGAGTTCAAAGGAAAATCCACAATCTGTTCCATTACAGAGAGCTGATCTGAGAGATGCTGCACTTGAATGTGGTTTTGTTGAACTCGATGAGGATTATGATATTCTGCTTCGTGATGTTTGTATCAGGGCTGCAAAGAGCCAGATATCACAGACCGATACTGATGATTCAAGAATTATACAGGCAGTTGAGGCGCTGGATGATATTGATAAGAATGTGAACGAACTGAGCGAGCGCCTGTTCGAGTGGTACGGAAGGTATTTCCCGGAACTTGAAATGACAGGTGAGGAGCTTGCGAGATTTGTTTCCGTTTACGGTTCAAGGACAAATGTTCCTGAGGACCACGATATGTCAGAGAAGGCATCAAGTTCAATGGGTGCTGAACTCCTGTTTGCAGATGAAGAGCTTCTGCGGACTTTTGCAAACAACATCTGTAGCCTTTACGACACACGCAGGTATATTGAGAATTACATTAATACGAGCATGGGCTCTGTGGCGCCGAACCTCTGCGAGATCGCAGGTGCATCTCTTGGTGCCCGCCTGATAAGTATGGCAGGAAGCCTTGAGAAGCTGGCTGCTTTCCCTTCCAGCACGGTTCAGGTAATTGGTGCCAGCAGGGCGCTTTTCAAGCATCTCCGCTCCCGGGCACCGTCTCCTAAACATGGAATTATTTTTAACAATCCAGTTATCAAGAATGCGCCCTGGTGGCAGAGAGGTAAACTTGCAAGGGCACTTGCAGCTAAGATAAGTCTTGCTGCAAGGACTGATTTCTATTCAGGTGAACTTGACCCAACGATCAAGGAAGCTCTTGATAAGAAACTGGAACACATAAGGCAGGCTAACCCAAATCCTCCTGAGAGGAAGCCGGAAGCAAAACCACAAGGCAAAGGCGGCAAACGCAGGAGCAGAGGAAGAGGGAAAGGTAAAAAGACAGGAGGTAAGAACTGA
- a CDS encoding beta-ribofuranosylaminobenzene 5'-phosphate synthase, whose translation MITIKSPSRLHLTLIDMNAQLGRVDGGAGISIASPHVIISAEKSDTIEVIGDSFLAERMINAVKQVLPEGEGISLKIEEDMLAHVGFGSGTQAALSAAAAVNEIYDLGKSVRELAIAVGRGGTSGIGVASFEMGGFIVDGGHRFTDKGSFSPSSASRADPAPVLFRHDFPDWDIVLALPDTTGAHDAKEVNIFQKECPIPQREVQELSHIILMKMMPAIMEQDIEAFGYCVNHIQNIGFKQREVALQHQVVRDVMTLMQDNGAYGAGMSSFGPAVYGIVENPEDAAYLQEDVQELLDRTIGGKVLVTKANNTGAEIRRV comes from the coding sequence ATGATTACCATCAAATCCCCATCAAGGCTTCATCTGACTCTTATTGATATGAATGCGCAACTTGGAAGAGTGGATGGCGGCGCAGGAATTTCGATAGCATCTCCGCATGTTATCATCTCAGCAGAGAAGTCAGATACAATTGAAGTCATCGGGGATTCATTCCTTGCTGAAAGGATGATAAATGCTGTAAAGCAGGTCCTTCCGGAAGGTGAGGGTATCAGCCTTAAAATTGAAGAAGACATGCTGGCACATGTCGGTTTTGGTTCCGGGACACAGGCAGCGCTTTCAGCGGCTGCGGCTGTGAACGAGATATATGATCTCGGCAAAAGTGTAAGGGAACTTGCAATTGCAGTGGGACGAGGTGGCACATCCGGTATTGGTGTTGCATCATTTGAGATGGGCGGCTTCATAGTTGACGGCGGTCACAGGTTCACTGACAAAGGTTCATTTTCGCCGTCATCTGCAAGCAGGGCAGACCCGGCTCCGGTACTTTTCAGACATGATTTTCCCGACTGGGATATAGTGCTTGCATTACCTGACACCACAGGCGCACACGATGCCAAAGAGGTCAATATTTTTCAGAAAGAGTGTCCGATCCCACAGAGAGAGGTTCAGGAACTCTCACATATCATTCTTATGAAAATGATGCCTGCAATCATGGAGCAGGACATCGAAGCTTTTGGTTATTGCGTAAACCACATACAGAACATCGGTTTCAAACAGCGTGAAGTAGCACTCCAGCACCAGGTTGTGAGGGACGTTATGACCCTTATGCAGGATAACGGTGCCTACGGTGCAGGCATGAGTTCATTCGGACCTGCTGTTTATGGAATTGTTGAAAACCCTGAAGATGCTGCTTACCTGCAAGAGGATGTTCAGGAGCTTCTTGACAGGACAATAGGCGGCAAGGTTCTGGTTACCAAGGCGAACAACACCGGTGCAGAGATCAGGAGGGTTTGA